The DNA window GATGGTGTCTGTTACGGTGTTGGTTTTGTCTACCTGGCAAAGGGCCAGGTTAGAAGGTATCTGGCTGCTGTTGGTGTAAGTGCCGGTGGCAGGATATACGGTCAGTACTACTTTCATGATCTTAAAAAACTGTCCCAGTTGCTGCATGTTTTTCAGAAAAGGAATATCGATACGTGTAGCCACGCCCGTGAGTGACTGTGTAAACGTCATATTGCCGGTGGCGGCAGATGGCAGCTCTTTTACAGGACCCTGTAGTTTTTCCAGCGGACTGCCAGTACGGTTGCTCAGTACCTGGTTAAACTGCAGTTCACTGGCATTCATTTTAAAGTCTACATATCTGGCTGTTGGAATCAGTTCGTTGATATGATAATACAAACGCATGGTCAGCGAAGTATCTATCGCCTGGAATGCCATGACAGACGCGCTTCCGGGTCCTGGTGTAATCTTCAGCCCCGGGAAAAAATTAAGGAAGCTGGAAGTAGGGAAGATATCAGGGCTTTTGTCGCGCACCATGGCAAACAGCTGAGCGCCCAGTGCATCAGACATTTTTATGGAGATGCTTTTATCGGTCTTAGGCCGGATGATGCCGGTGAAAGTGCCCAGTGGTGTGCTTTCTGCGGTGAAGTCACTGTTGTTGTACAGGTAGAAGAATGTTTTGGCAAACTGGATCGATTGTGTGACACGATACACCTGTAAACTTTGTGGTATGGTGGAATCGCCGGCAATGTACCCGGTGGGCCTCATGAGAAGCCGCAGTGAGTCGAAGCCGGAACCGTTGACAGGGATATCTGTTGAAGACGGTGCCTGCAGCTGGAAGAAAGAGTTAATGGTAGAAGTACCGAAATGGGAATCTGCTTTAACACCAGTGAGTAATATCCCTGAGCCGGAGGTGGGCACCGAATCATACTGAATGGTTTTCATCGTCAGCGACAGGGTATCGGTGAGGATATAATCTGTTTGCTGGTTATCTACCACATTATCGTAGGCGAAACCGGTCTTCTGGCAGGAGCTGCAGAGGACTGTTACAAGTAGGGCCATAACGGTAGTCACATATATAATACCGCCTGAGCACTTTGCACCTTTGTGTGAAAAAAAAGTCGCGTTCATGGTGCGCAATTTTAGACAGGATCGATACTTACAGTTGCTGTAATATGCCAACGGCCATTATTCATCGATGAATCCTTTAATCTGTTCTTTATGCTGCCAATAGTGCCCTGATAGCCATTAAGGAGGAAAGATTACTGCTGGGAGATGAAAAAGCGGTATCTGTCATTTAAAAAGAGGGGAATGTCTATTTCCTGTTTGCCGGAATGCTCCTGCGGATAATTTTGGCAACAGTAAAAAGAACATGCTAATGCGTTATTTAAAAGGTTACAGTTTATTATTGGTCGCTTCCCTGATGGCCTGTTCCAAGAGTTCCACCACTACAGATAAAATAGGCAACTGGATCAAACGTTCCGAATTTGAAGGAGTGGGCAGGAGCGCTGCTGCGTCTTTTGTGATAGATAACAAAGCCTATGTAGGTACCGGCTATGACGGTGAAAACAGACTGCAGGATTTCTGGGTATATGATGTAGACCTGAACCAGTGGACACAGAAAGCAGCATTGCCTGGTGTGGGCCGCAGCGGAGCCGTAGGAATGGCTATGGCAGGAAAAGGTTATGTAGGCACCGGTTATGATGGTCTCAACAAACTCAGTGATTTTTATCAGTATGATCCTGCATCCAATACCTGGGCCCGTAAAGCTGATTTTGCCGGCACTGCCAGATATGGTGCCGTAAGTTTTGCGCTGAATGACAAAGGATATATCGCTACAGGTTATGATGGCAACTGGTTAAAAGATAACTGGCGTTATGATCCTGCTTCCAATGCCTGGACACAGGTACAAAGCCTCACCAGCGGTAAAAGACAGGATGGCAACGCCTTTGTGATCGGTAACAAGGCTTATGTGTGTATGGGTACGGCTAATGGCACTTATGTATCCGATTTCTATGCTTTCGATGGTGGAACTGAAACATGGACAGCCCTGCGTGCTATTGATAACGTGTCTGACCAGAGTTACGATGATAATTACAATTTTAAAGGAAGTGGTGCTGCTGCGTTTGCCATGCGCGGACTGGGATACATCGCAACCGGTACCAAAACGGGCCTGTCTACTGCTGTGTGGGAGTACAATCCCGGTACTGATCTGTGGGTACAGAAAACAGATTTTGAAGGAGCTGCCCGCAATGGTGCTACCGGCTTTACTGTAAAAGATCGCGGTTTTGTGGTACTGGGTACCAGTTCCAGCCAGCCGTTCGATAATATGTTTGAATTTGATCCTACAGCGCCATATAACCAGTATGACTAAACGAAAATTATTTATCCTGGCAGGAGCAGCAGTATTACTATTGCTGCTGATAGTTGCCAGGTATCGTAAACCGGCGTCTGCACAGCAAGACGGCATGGTGCAACTAACAGTGGTGCCTTTCGAAATAAAGGGTGGATGGGGATATAAAGTGATGATGGATAACAAGCCTTATATCTATCAGGATGTTATTCCGGGTGTTGCGGGCAATCGTGCTTTTCATTCGAAAGAAGATGCACAAAGGGTAGGTAACCTGGTGCTGGAAAAAATGATGCAACACAAATTACCAGCTGTTACGCTGGCTGAATTAACAGAAATGCAAGTGGCCGGTATACAATAAGGATGTTGTTTGTTCAACGGGTTTGATCTCACCTGGTTTTAATCACTAAAAACCGGGTGGGATTCCCTATTTTAATAAGATTTTAATCTCAATTAATTTTAACAATCCGTTATACCAGGATTAACAAACTTTAACACAAGCGTAACCGGATACGGTCGTATGTTTATCGCATCAAACTAAGTGATGCCTAATTTTAAACGGATACTAAAAAAACGCCCTGTCGTCGTGGCCCTGCATGTGTTGGGATGGGTATGTTTTTTATTCTTTCCTTTCTTCATTTATCGCATACAAATTCTGCACAAAGGATTTTTCATCAAAGAGCTGATTGATAATCTCTTTCTGATTGCTATTTTTTATCTGAACATTTATGTGTTGATTCCTCGTTTTTTCAACCGGAAAAAAATAGTACTCTATCTTTCCACGGTGATGTTGCTCGTGGTGTTTATCACGATACAACAGGCAGCGCTTGATTATTATTTCTTCAGAAATCTGGCGGGCCGCCCTGCGATGATGACATTGCGCCTGGATAAAAATCATCTGGAAGAAAGTGTAACAAGAGGAGGCTTTGCACCGTTTCACCATCGGTACCGGTTAATAGGAGAGGAGGTGTCGGAGATGGCTTCGGTGGTTGCTGCGCCGGCAAAAGGAGATGCAGCTGTTTTTGGAATGGGCAAGCCGGTGGTATCTACGATGCCAATGCCGCCGCCGCGCTTATACCGTATAATGGGAGAGAAACCTTCTTTCTGGGAATACCTGCTGTTCCCGGAAGTGCTCCGCCGATCCGGCTTTTTTGCACTGCTGATGTTGTTTATGAGCGGTTTTATTAAGATAGCGGTGGAGTGGTTTGAAAGTGAAAAACAGCGGGAAGCGTTGAAAGTAGAAAAACTGAATGCAGAACTGAAATTTCTGAAGTCGCAGATTAATCCACATTTCCTTTTCAACTGTCTGAATACGATCTATTCGCTGGCACATAAACAATCCGGGCAAACGGAACATGCTATCCTGAAGTTATCAACCATCATGCGATATATGATCTATGAATCCAATGAAGCGAAAGTACAGCTGGAACAGGAACTAAAATACCTACAGGACTACATTGACATACAGCGGCTGCGGCTGCCACAGGATATAGAGATCCAATATACCTTAAACGGCCAGCCTGCCAGCCTTCAGATAGAGCCCATGCTACTGGTCCCTTTCGTGGAAAACGCCTTTAAACACGGTATCAGTTACGCGGAAGACTCCTTCATCAACATCGATATTACGATCGCCGAAAATATGATCAGATTAATGGTCAGAAACAGCCTCTTTAAAGAAAGGGTGGCTGAAAGAGGAGGTATTGGATTGCAGAATGTGTTGAAGCGGCTGGACATGCTTTATCACGGTGACCATGAAATCACTATCACGGAATCAGACAACCAGTTTATTGTGGATCTTAAAATAGTATTGAAAAAATGATAAAGTGTATTGCTGTGGATGATGAGCCGCTGGCACTGGAAATCCTGGAGGACTATATCCGTAAGGTACCCTTTCTTAGCCTGGCCGGTAAATTCGAAAACGCGGCTACCGCCCTGCGCTTTATCCAGGAAGAACCGGTAGACCTGGTATTCCTGGACATCAAAATGCCCGATATTACAGGCATACAATTCCTGAAATCCCTGAAATATCCGCCCATGGTAGTTTTTACAACCGCCTACGGCGAATATGCCCTCGATGGCTTTAACCTCGATGTGGTAGACTACCTGCTGAAGCCCGTGCCCTTTGAACGATTCCTCAAAGCCGCCGCTAAAGCCAGTGAAGCCTTCTCGGCCAATCAGCAGAAAACAACCCAGCTGGACCCTGCCTGGACCAACGACTACATCTTCATCAAAACGGAATACAAAATCATCAAGATCAATCTTGAAGATATTCTTTTCATCGAAGCATTGAAAGACTATACGAAAATCTATACTCCCAATCTCCCTGTGCTCACCCTGCGCAGTCTCAAATCATTTGAAACCCGTCTTCCGGCAGATAAATTCATCCGGGTACACCGCTCTTACCTGGTGTCGCTCAGTAAAATCAACTCTGTGGAGAAAAACACCGTCATGATTGCCAATCAGTCTATTCCCATCAGCGATGGCTACCGCGAACGCTTTTATGACGTGATCAACAGAAACTCCTGATCATAGGATGGTTATTTAAAATACAGCGATGACGATCAGCAGACAAAGCCTATAGCCGCTGTAGGCTTCACTTTATTTTAAATAACCATCTGTTCGGATCATCATATTTTCATTTTTTTTCGGAACTTTGGTGGCACCATTCAAAAAAGACCTTAATCAAAAACCACCAACATTGGAAAGAATTTATTTTGACAACGCAGCAACTACCTCCCTGGACCCGGTGGTATTAGATGCCATGCTGCCGTATATGACTGAAAAATTCGGTAACCCATCCTCCATCTATTCTTATGGTAGAGAATCCAGGCTGGGCATCGAAAATGCACGTAAATCCGTAGCAAAGACCCTCAATGCGCACCCGGGAGAAATATTCTTTACCTCCGGCGGCACAGAGAGCAGCAATACGGCCATCAACGCGGCAGTGAAGGACCTGGGATGCAAACACATCATCTCTTCGCCCATTGAGCACCACGCCACCCTGCATACTGTAGAGTACCTGCACCATCACGACGGTGTGGCCCTGTCATTTGTCAAAATATTGCCATCCGGCCATATTGACATGGACCATCTCCGTGAACTGCTGCAAGGCTCCAAGGAAAAATGCCTGGTGACACTGATGCACGCCAACAATGAAATCGGCAACCTGCTCGATTTACACGCAGTAGGTACCCTCTGCAAAGAGTTTGACGCCATCTTCCATTCAGATACCGTACAAACTGTAGGTCACTATCCTTTTGACCTCCGTAATACGCCGGTACACTTCATCACCGGCGCGGGTCACAAGTTTCACGGTCCTAAAGGTGTAGGTATCCTGTACATCAATGAAAACGTGAAAATCACGCCTTTCATCCAGGGCGGCAGCCAGGAACGCAATATGCGCGCCGGTACCGAAAACCTGTACGGCATCATCGGTTTCGCCAAAGCACTGGAACTGGCCACAGAACACTGCGAAGAGCATCGTCAGTATATCAACGACCTGCGTCAGTATATGGCTGCAGAACTGGAGAAAAACATTCCGGGCGTAGCCTTCAACGGCGACCTGCACGGACGCAGCCTGTACACCGTGCTGAACGTGTCTTTCCCTAAATCGGAAAAGAGCGAGATGATCCTGTTCAACCTGGACATCAACGGTATCTGTGCCTCCGGTGGCAGTGCCTGTACCTCCGGTGCCAACGCCGGCTCCCACGTGATCAGAGCCATCAACAGCAATCCTAACCAGATCGCGGTACGTTTCTCCTTCTCTAAAAACAATACCAGAACAGAAATAGACAAGGTGATCACAAAACTGAAAGAACTGATCTGAGACTTTCAACTTGCCCAATAAAAAGAAGACCGAAGCAGTATTTGCTTCGGTCTTCTGCTTTTGAAAAGAAAAAATCTTACATAAACTCCTTGATGTCCTGCATGATCCGTTTCGCGATATTGTCAGCTGTTGTTTCATTCTGACTTTCAGCGTAAATACGGATAATAGGCTCTGTATTGGAGGTGCGCAGGTGTACCCAGTCTTTGTCGAACTCGATCTTCAGGCCATCTTCCGTGTTTAACGGTTGATTTTTGTATTTGCCTTTGATTTTTTCGAAGATGGTTTTTACATCTACTCCTTTGTCCAGCTCGATTTTGTTTTTGGAGATGAAGTAATCGGGGTAGCTGTTACGCAGCGCTTTGATGGTTTTTTTGCTCTGTGCCAGGTGGCTCAGGAAAAGACCGATGCCGATCAGTGCATCACGGCCATAGTGCAGGTCCGGAACGATGATACCACCGTTACCTTCGCCGCCGATGACAGCCTGGGTGTCTTTCATTTTCTTTACCACGTTTACTTCTCCTACGGCAGACGGCGTGTATTCGCCACCGTGTTTCAGCGTGATATCTTTTAATGCCTGGGTGGAAGACATATTGGAAACCGTGTTGCCTTTGCGTTTGCTGAGCACATAGTCCGCAACGGCCACCAGGGTATATTCTTCACCAAACATGCTGCCATCTTCACAAACGAAGCAGAGACGGTCCACATCCGGATCTACGGCGATGCCCAGATCTGCATTGGATTTGTCTACTTCATTGGATAACGCAGTCAGGTTTTCGGCCAGTGGTTCAGGGTTGTGGCTGAATTTACCATTCACTTCCTCGAACAGTACCTGTACGTCTTCCACGCCCAGTGCTTTGAGCAGTGGTGGTACAAACAGGGCGCCGGTAGAGTTAACCGCGTCCACTACGATTTTGAAGTTACGCTCTTTAATAGCGGCCACATCCACCAGAGGATAGTTCACTACCAGGTCTACATGTTTCTGGAGATAAGAATCGTCCTGGGTGTAGGAGCCGAGTTTATTCACATCCACGAAGTTAAAGTCTTCGCGTTCGGCGATATCGAGCAGCTCAGCGCCGTCTGCGCCGGAAATGAATTCCCCTTCTGCATTCAGCAGTTTAAGGGCGTTCCACTCTTTTGGATTATGGCTGGCAGTGAGGATGATACCGCCCGCAGCATTTTCCATTTTAACGGCAATTTCCACAGTGGGTGTGGTAGACAAGCCCAGATCAACTACGTCGATTCCCAGGGCATTCAGTGTGGAAACTACCAGGTTTTTCACCATTTCGCCGGAAATACGGCCATCACGGCCGATTACCACTTTGCGGTTCTCGGTCTGGCGGGAGAGCCAGGTACCGTAAGCTGCTGTGAACTTCACTACATCGAGGGGAGAGAGTCCTTCGCCGGGCTTGCCGCCAATGGTTCCGCGAATGCCGGATATTGATTTGATCAGTGCCACGAGATTCAATTTTTTTAAGGAAGGCAAATATAAAAAAATCCACTCCAGATTTCCTAATTATGAAAAGATGACGAACCTCCCCCCTGAAACAGCCATTTTCCCCACTCAGTTTTCATTATATTTGCAGCTACGCTTTTAAAAAAACAGCTATACGTTGCATGCAAAACTTCTGGAAGAATATACCCCGGTATATTCGTTATGTGGTTGTTCAAACACTCTATCTCTTCCTGTTGATGGTGCTGTTCAGGGTTATTTTTTACCTGTTCTTCTTTAAGTCAACCATTACCAGCAGTGCTGTAATTACAAAGGCGTGGTACCTGGGCCTCAAGTTTGATCTCCGGCTGACGTTGATCCTGGTAGTCCCCATCGCCATCATGGCGGTCATTACCCGCAACCGTTTTTTTACCTCGAAGGTTATACGCAATATTAACAGAACCTATGTTTTTATTGTTTTTACTGTTCTTACCTTATTATTTATACTCGACCTGGGACATTACGACTATCTGGGCATACGCCTCGACCCGTCTATCCTGCGTTTCCTGGCTAAAGGTGAGCGGGCCGACAACGCCCGGATGGTATGGCAAAGTTACCCGGTGGTACGTGGCTTCCTGGGTATCTTCGTATTCCTGTACCTCGTATTCCGCGTGCAAAGACGTACCTGGAACCGCCTGGCCGCCGAGCCACCGGTATATCTCCGCAACTGGCCCTTCACCGGCTATGTCACCGGACTTACCCTCCTGATCGCCGCCGGTATCTATGGCAACTTCGCCTATTTCCCGCTGCGCTGGAGCCAGGCCATGTTTACCCGCGATAACGGTGTGACCAGCCTGGGACTCAACCCCATCCTGTATTTTGTCTCCAATTTCTCCGTACAGGGTGATACCTACGATATCAATCTCACTAAAAAATATTATCCGTATATCGCCGAATACCTGAAGGTAGACAAGCCTGATGTGGAAAAACTGGACTACCGCCGCACGGTCCCCGGTGATTCCACCAAACCAAAACTCAATGTCATCCTGGTGATGCTGGAGTCTACAGGCGCTGCCCCTACCAGCATGTACAACAATCCCATGCAGGCCACGCCTAATATGAAACGCCTGGCCGACAGCGGTATACTCTTCAAAAATTTTTACGTGCCGGCCATCAGCACCGCCAAAACTGTTTTTGGTGTGACCACCGGCCTGCCCGACATAACTGCCGTGAAAACGGCCAGCCGTCATCCTAAAATGCTGGACCAGCGTATCGTCATGGACCAGTTCAAAGGATATGAAAGACTGTATCTCCTGGGTGGTAACACCAACTGGGCCAACATACGCGCCGTATTCACCAACAACGTGGAAGGTATCAACATCCACGAAGAAGGGATGTACAAATCCGGCAAAGCCGATGTATGGGGCATCTCCGACTATGACCTGATCACCGAAGCCAGCGAAATATTCAAAGCCAGCAACGACCAGAAAAAACCTTTTGTGGCTTTCCTCCAGCTGGCAGACAACCACCCGCCTTATACCACCACCAGCGGGGCCGGTGATTTCAAAAAAGTGACGGAAAAGGACATCGATATGGAAAAATTCAAAAAATCCGGATTCGTGTCCATCGATCAGTTTAATGCCCTGCGTTATGAAGACTACAACGTGGGCCACCTGATAGACATGGCCCGTAAAGATGGTTACCTCAACAATACCGTCTTTATGTTCTTCGGCGATCACAACTGTATCCTCAATCCGTACTCCTTTATGCCGCTGCCGGAGTATGAACTGGCTACCGGCGGGGTACACGTGACAGCTTTTATGTACAGTCCCGGCCATGTGGCACCTCAACAGGTGATCAATACACCCGGAAGCCTCCTGGATATCTACCCTACCATGGCCAGTATGGTAGGCATGCCTTATAACAACTATACCCTGGGTACCAATCTGTTAGACAGTACCCGGGTAAATGATAAATATGTGTTTGTCACCTATTTGCGTAATCAGCAGCCTTATTACGCGCTCATCGGTGACCGTTACCTGTACGAGATCAATATGGTCACTGCAGCCACTGCACTGTACGACCTGCAGGCCGATCCGACAAAGAATATACAGGCACAACAACCGGACACTGCAAAAAATCTGGATAATTTAACACGCGGCTTCTACGAAAGCACGCGATATTTGATGTTTAATAATAAAAAATAACTGTTGCCACGGCAATTTGCGAATTATGGAAATAGATATAGACAAAAGCTGGTTTAAAGATTGGTTCAATTCTCCTTACTATCACCTGTTGTACGCCAACCGGGACGAACAAGAGGCAGCTGCATTCATTGACAAGCTGCTGGCTTATCTCCAGCCCCCTCTGCATGCGGAGATGCTGGATGTGGCCTGTGGTAAGGGCCGTCATGCCAAATACCTGGCAGACAAAGGATACGATGTTACCGGCATAGATCTTTCCATAGAGAGCATTAATATCGCCAAGAAGATGGAAAATGAGCACCTGAGCTTTTTCCAGCACGATATGCGACTGCCTTTCCGTGTCAACTACTTCGATGTGGTGTTCAACTTCTTCACCAGCTTCGGTTATTTTGCCTCCCCGCGCGATAATAACAACGCCCTCCGTACCCTGGCTAATGCGCTGAAGCCCGGTGGCAAACTGGTACTCGATTACCTGAACAGCCCGTATGTGGAAAAACACCTGGTATATGATGAAGTGAAGGAAAAAGATAATGTGGTGTTTGATATCCACCGGGAGTTGAAAGATCATAAATTCCTCAAAAAAATTAATATTCTCGATAAAAACCTGATGAGAAGGCTCACCTATGCTGAGAGCGTCAATGCCTTTAACCGCGAGGATTTTGAGCAGATGTTTGCCAGACAGGGACTTGTTATTACGGAAATTTTCGGAGATTATCATTTTAACAGCTATGACGAAGAGCGTTCGCCACGCCTCATCCTCGTTGCTACAAAACCTTAGCCATGCTTGAAAGTATCCTGAAACAGGACCTTCGGTTATTCTTCCATATCAACGGGCAGTGGCACAACGCTGTGCTGGACTATATCCTGCCCCTGGCAAGGGAGCCATATATGTGGGCGCCGCTGTACCTGTTCCTGGCCTTGTTTATCACCATCAACTACGGCTGGAGAGGCTTCTGGTGGATTCTTTTTTTCCTGCTGTGTTTTGCGCTGGCAGACCAGAGCAGCCTGTACATCAAACAGGCATTTGGCCGGGTCAGGCCCTGCCGTGATCCGATTGTGTCACATTATGCACGGATACTGGTGGGGTATTGTCCAACGAGCGGAAGCTTTACCTCCAACCATGCGGCCAATCATTTTGCATTGGCTACGTTTTGTTTCTTAACTTTAAAATCAGCATTTGGCCGGTACACCTGGTTATTTTTTCTGTGGGCGGCCCTGGTAGGTTACGCACAGATATATGTTGGTGTGCATTACCCGCTGGACGTTGCCGGCGGCGCGGTACTGGGCATATTCATAGGGCTGCTGAGTGGAAGTTTCTTTCAACGCCGCATTAGACTGGAGCCTGAACAAACATCATGAACTGGAATTATCTTATACTTATATTATTGGCTACGTTTGGCGGTGGGCTGATCCCCATGACGATCAGGCGTATCAATGCCAATTTTACCATTTACCTGCTGGCTTTTACCGGCGCTTTCCTGTTTGGGATCACCATCATGCATCTTCTGCCGGAAGTGTACCATGAGTTGGGACATAATGCCGGCATTTATGTTGTTCTTGGTTTTTTCCTGCAGGTATTCCTTCAGCAGTTATCACATGGTATGGAACATGGACACACCCATTTACCGGGTGAAAACCACCGCCATATCGCGGTAATGCCGTTGCTGCTGGGACTTTCCATCCATGCTTTTATGGAAGGTATCCCGCTGGGATTTCAATATGAAGATAAATCCGCGCTGCCATCTTTAATGGTGGGCGTGGCTGCGCATAAAGTACCGGAAGCATTAACACTGATCACCGTGATGATGCATGCGCATAGGAAAAAGGCAGAGCTGTGGCGTATACTCATCGCTTTTGCCCTCGTTACCCCGCTGGCAGCCGTATTGGCCGGGTGGATGGGCAACCGCTTTGAGATAGTACAACACTACCTGCTGTACGTGGTGGCCCTGGTGATCGGCGCGTTCCTGCACATTTCCACCACTATATTCTATGAAAGCGGCACCAAACACCATGAACTGAGTGGAAAAAAAGTGATGGCCATAGCGGCAGGACTGGTGCTGGCATTTCTTACCCTTATATTTGAATAATTTTTTATTTTTAGACTTTAAATCATGGAAGTCGTCATTATCTTCATCCTTATTTTAGTGAGCGGCATATTTTCGATGTCGGAAATAGCCCTGGTCTCGGCTCGCAAGAGCAGACTGGAACAACAAGCTAATAAAGGGGATGAAAAAGCAAAGGCCGCTCTGAAGCTGGCCAATAAACCGGAAACTTTTCTTTCTACCGTTCAAATCGGTATCACACTCATCGGCATCCTCATCGGTATCTACTCCGGTGAAACGATCAAAGACGAGGTAATGGCCTGGCTCAACCAGTTTCCCGCTGTTATCACCTATAGCAACCTCCTCGCCACTATCATCGTTGTTATTGTCATCACTTATTTTTCCCTGGTACTGGGCGAACTGGTACCGAAAAGAATAGGCACCTCCAAACCGGAAGCCATCGCCAAA is part of the Chitinophaga flava genome and encodes:
- a CDS encoding ZIP family metal transporter produces the protein MNWNYLILILLATFGGGLIPMTIRRINANFTIYLLAFTGAFLFGITIMHLLPEVYHELGHNAGIYVVLGFFLQVFLQQLSHGMEHGHTHLPGENHRHIAVMPLLLGLSIHAFMEGIPLGFQYEDKSALPSLMVGVAAHKVPEALTLITVMMHAHRKKAELWRILIAFALVTPLAAVLAGWMGNRFEIVQHYLLYVVALVIGAFLHISTTIFYESGTKHHELSGKKVMAIAAGLVLAFLTLIFE
- a CDS encoding phosphatase PAP2 family protein; the encoded protein is MLESILKQDLRLFFHINGQWHNAVLDYILPLAREPYMWAPLYLFLALFITINYGWRGFWWILFFLLCFALADQSSLYIKQAFGRVRPCRDPIVSHYARILVGYCPTSGSFTSNHAANHFALATFCFLTLKSAFGRYTWLFFLWAALVGYAQIYVGVHYPLDVAGGAVLGIFIGLLSGSFFQRRIRLEPEQTS
- a CDS encoding class I SAM-dependent methyltransferase, with translation MEIDIDKSWFKDWFNSPYYHLLYANRDEQEAAAFIDKLLAYLQPPLHAEMLDVACGKGRHAKYLADKGYDVTGIDLSIESINIAKKMENEHLSFFQHDMRLPFRVNYFDVVFNFFTSFGYFASPRDNNNALRTLANALKPGGKLVLDYLNSPYVEKHLVYDEVKEKDNVVFDIHRELKDHKFLKKINILDKNLMRRLTYAESVNAFNREDFEQMFARQGLVITEIFGDYHFNSYDEERSPRLILVATKP